In Streptomyces sp. NBC_01381, the sequence CGCACCCGCCTGCGCCGCGCCGGCGCCGCCGTCGTGCCGTACCCCACCAGGACGTTCCCCGACGACTCCTCGGCGGCAGCCGCCTGCAGGGCCCGCTCCGCAGGCTCCTCCGGAGCGTGGCTCCCGGCCGGTGCGCCCACGGCGACCGTCAACAGTGGGGCGCCCACCGGTAGTTCGGCCCCCTCCTCGCCGAACCGGGCGGTCACCACGCCCCCGTAGGGGCAGGGCACCTCCACCATCGCCTTGGCCGTCTCGACCTCGACGACCGCCTGGTCGACCGCGACGACGTCTCCGACCTGGACGAGCCAGCGGACGATCTCGGCCTCGGTCAGGCCTTCCCCCAGGTCGGGCAGCTTGAATTCGAGCACCTGCGCCATCAGCTCTCCGCCTCCCACTGCAGCCGCGCGACCGCGTCCAGGATCCGGTCCACGCCCGGCAGGTGGTGCTTCTCGAGCATCGGCGGCGGATAGGGGATGTCGAATCCCGCGACGCGCAGCACCGGCGCCTCCAGATGGTGGAAGCACCGCTCCGTGACGCGAGCGGCGATCTCCCCGCCGGGTCCGCCGAAGCCGCCCGACTCGTGCACGACGACCGCGCGGCCCGTCCGCCGTACCGAAGCGCACACCGTCTCGTCGTCGAACGGCACAAGGGAGCGCAGGTCGACCACTTCGAGGTCCCAGCCCTCGGCGACGGCCGCCTCGGCCGCCTCCATGCAGACGGGCACGGAAGGGCCGTACGTGAGGAGCGTGGCGCTGCGTCCGGTGCGCCGCACCACCGCGCGGCCTATGGGCTCCACGGTCTGCGGCGCGTCCGGGTTCCAGTCGGCCTTGGACCAGTAGAGGCGCTTCGGCTCCAGGAAGACGACCGGGTCGTCGGAGGCGATGGACGCCCTGAGCAGTCCGTAGGCGTCGGCGACCGTGGCGGGCGTGACGACATGGAGCCCCGGAGTCGCCATGTAGTACGCCTCGGAGGAGTCGCTGTGGTGCTCGACGCCCCCGATGCCACCTCCGTAGGGCACGCGCACCGTGATGGGCAGCGGCATCGCGCCCCGCGTGCGGTTCCGCATCCGCGCCACGTGCGAGATGAGCTGCTCGAAGGCGGGGTAGGCGAAGGCGTCGAACTGCATCTCGACGACGGGCCGAAGGCCGTACATCGCCATGCCCACGGCCGTCCCCAGGATGCCGGCCTCGGCGAGCGGTGTGTCCGTACAGCGGTCCTCGCCGAACTCCTTGGTGAGTCCGTCGGTGATCCGGAAGACCCCGCCGAGCGCCCCGACGTCCTCTCCGAGGACGTGCACGGTCGGATCCTCGGCCATCGAGTCACGCAGCGCGCGGCCCAGCGCCTGCGCCATGGTGGCCGGTTTTGCGGCCTTCTTGGCGGCCCGTTCGGCCGCGAGCGTGCTCATCGCGCGTTCTCCTCGCCATCCGCGCCGTCCGCGCCGACCGCGTCGTCTTCTTCGGATGCTTCGATCTCGGCCCGCAACTGGGCCGCCTGTTCCCGCAGTTGGGTGGTCTGCTCGGCGTACACGTGCGTGAACAGGTCCATGGGGTCGAGCTCGGGGTCCTGGTTCATGCGCTCGCGCAGATCGGCCGCCATGACCTCGGCGGCGTCACGGGCCACCCGCTTCCCGTCCTCGTCGAGCAGTCCTCGCTCGGTCAACTCCCGCTCCAGGAGCAGAATCGGGTCGTGGTCGCGCCAGGCCTCGACCTCGGCGTCACCTCGGTAGCGCGTGGCGTCGTCTGCGTTCGTATGGGCTTCCATGCGGTACGTCACCGCTTCGACGAGGGTGGGGCCACCGCCCTCACGCGCGCGGGACACCGCCTCGGCGAGCACCTCGTGCACCGCCGCCGCGTCGTTGCCGTCCACCAGGCGTCCCGGCATGCCGTACCCGACGGCCTTGTGGGCCAGGGACGGGGCCGCCGTCTGCTTGTCGAGCGGCACGGAGATCGCGAAGCCGTTGTTCTGCACCAGGAAGACGACGGGTGCCTGCCATACGGCGGCGAAGTTCAGCGCTTCGTGGAAGTCGCCCTCGCTGGTGCCGCCGTCGCCGACCATGGCGAGCGCGACCACGTCGTCGCCCTTGAGGCGCGCGGCGTGCGCGAGGCCCACGGCGTGCGGGAGCTGGGTCGCGAGGGGGGTGCTCAGGGGAGCTATGCGGTGCTCCCGGGGGTCGTACCCGGTGTGCCAGTCGCCTCGCAGCAGGGTCAGCGCCTGCACGGGGTCGAGGCCCCGGGCGACCGCGGCGAGCGTGTCTCGGTAACTGGGGAAGAGCCAGTCCCGCTCCTCCAGGGCCAGCGCG encodes:
- a CDS encoding alpha-ketoacid dehydrogenase subunit beta; this encodes MSTLAAERAAKKAAKPATMAQALGRALRDSMAEDPTVHVLGEDVGALGGVFRITDGLTKEFGEDRCTDTPLAEAGILGTAVGMAMYGLRPVVEMQFDAFAYPAFEQLISHVARMRNRTRGAMPLPITVRVPYGGGIGGVEHHSDSSEAYYMATPGLHVVTPATVADAYGLLRASIASDDPVVFLEPKRLYWSKADWNPDAPQTVEPIGRAVVRRTGRSATLLTYGPSVPVCMEAAEAAVAEGWDLEVVDLRSLVPFDDETVCASVRRTGRAVVVHESGGFGGPGGEIAARVTERCFHHLEAPVLRVAGFDIPYPPPMLEKHHLPGVDRILDAVARLQWEAES
- the pdhA gene encoding pyruvate dehydrogenase (acetyl-transferring) E1 component subunit alpha, encoding MTVMEQRGVYRPTPPPAWQLRTDPAPLLPDAEPYRVLGTEAAGKADEELLRRLYAELVRGRRYNAQATALTKQGRLAVYPSSTGQEACEVAAALALEERDWLFPSYRDTLAAVARGLDPVQALTLLRGDWHTGYDPREHRIAPLSTPLATQLPHAVGLAHAARLKGDDVVALAMVGDGGTSEGDFHEALNFAAVWQAPVVFLVQNNGFAISVPLDKQTAAPSLAHKAVGYGMPGRLVDGNDAAAVHEVLAEAVSRAREGGGPTLVEAVTYRMEAHTNADDATRYRGDAEVEAWRDHDPILLLERELTERGLLDEDGKRVARDAAEVMAADLRERMNQDPELDPMDLFTHVYAEQTTQLREQAAQLRAEIEASEEDDAVGADGADGEENAR